A window of the Coprobacter fastidiosus genome harbors these coding sequences:
- a CDS encoding sugar kinase, with translation MSKKVVTFGEIMLRLATPGYQRFSQATEFTATFGGGEANVSVSLANYGMESEFVTRLPQNDIARSCEMDLHKHGVKTDHVIYGGDRLGIYFLETGAVARASKVVYDRAHSAIAEIKPGMIDWDEVLKGADWFHWTGITPALSQGAADACLEAIRAANRLGVTVSCDLNYRKNLWKYGKQASEIMPELVAGCDVILGNEEDAEKVFGIKPEGFDVAQTNGEVNAAEFESVCTQLMKRFPRAQKVIITLRGSINANHNTWGGVLYSGGKLYQSPRYDITHIVDRVGGGDSFMGGLIYGLLTYTGDDQKALNFAVAASCLKHTIYGDFNLVTVEEVEKLMSGDASGRVSR, from the coding sequence ATGAGCAAAAAAGTAGTCACATTCGGAGAAATCATGTTGCGGTTGGCCACACCGGGTTACCAACGCTTCAGTCAGGCAACGGAATTCACCGCCACATTCGGAGGGGGAGAAGCCAACGTATCGGTATCGCTGGCCAATTACGGTATGGAATCGGAATTCGTAACCCGCCTGCCCCAAAACGATATAGCCAGAAGTTGCGAGATGGATCTCCATAAACACGGAGTAAAGACCGATCATGTCATTTACGGAGGCGACCGTCTGGGAATCTATTTCCTCGAAACGGGAGCGGTAGCCCGTGCCAGCAAGGTGGTTTATGACCGGGCACATTCGGCGATCGCCGAAATCAAACCGGGTATGATCGACTGGGACGAAGTCCTCAAGGGAGCGGACTGGTTTCACTGGACCGGTATTACCCCCGCACTTTCACAAGGTGCTGCCGACGCCTGTCTCGAGGCCATACGGGCAGCCAACCGTCTGGGCGTAACCGTATCGTGCGACCTGAACTACCGGAAAAACCTGTGGAAATACGGCAAACAGGCATCAGAAATCATGCCCGAGCTGGTAGCCGGCTGTGATGTCATACTGGGAAATGAAGAGGATGCGGAAAAGGTATTCGGTATCAAACCGGAAGGTTTCGACGTTGCACAGACCAATGGAGAAGTGAATGCCGCCGAATTCGAGTCGGTATGTACTCAGTTGATGAAACGTTTTCCCCGAGCCCAAAAAGTCATCATTACGCTCCGCGGCTCGATCAACGCCAACCACAACACATGGGGCGGTGTATTGTACAGCGGCGGGAAACTGTATCAATCCCCGCGTTACGATATTACCCATATTGTGGATCGTGTAGGAGGAGGCGACTCATTCATGGGCGGACTTATCTACGGGTTATTGACCTATACCGGAGACGATCAGAAAGCACTGAACTTTGCCGTAGCGGCATCATGTCTGAAACATACCATTTACGGAGACTTCAATTTGGTAACGGTAGAAGAAGTCGAGAAACTGATGAGCGGTGATGCTTCGGGTAGAGTGTCGAGATAA
- the uxaC gene encoding glucuronate isomerase: MKNFMDENFLLQTETAQKLYHEHAAKMPIIDYHCHLIPQMVADDHKFKSLTEIWLGGDHYKWRAMRTNGVEERYCTGKDTSDWEKFEKWAETVPYTMRNPLYHWTHLELKTAFGIDKVLNPKTAREIYDECNAKLALPEYSARGMMRRYRVEVVCTTDDPVDSLEYHIKTRESGFEIKMLPTWRPDKAMAVEIPADFRAYIEKLSEVSGIAISTFDDMIAALRKRHDFFAQQGCKLSDHGIEEFYAEDYTDAEIKAIFNKVYGGKELTREEILKFKSAMLVEFGEMDYEKGWTQQFHYGAIRNNNTKMFKLLGPDTGFDSIGEFTTAKAMSKFLDRLNTKGKLTKTILYNLNPCANEVIATMLGNFQDGTIPGKIQFGSGWWFLDQKDGMEKQMNALSLLGLLSRFVGMLTDSRSFLSYPRHEYFRRTLCNLVGKDVENGEIPVSEIDRVNQMIEDISYYNAKKFFNF; this comes from the coding sequence ACGGAAACTGCACAGAAATTGTATCATGAACATGCGGCAAAAATGCCGATTATCGATTATCATTGCCACTTGATTCCGCAAATGGTTGCAGATGATCATAAGTTCAAATCGTTAACCGAAATTTGGTTGGGTGGAGATCATTATAAATGGCGTGCTATGCGTACCAATGGGGTAGAAGAACGCTATTGTACGGGAAAAGATACTTCTGATTGGGAGAAATTTGAGAAATGGGCAGAAACAGTTCCTTATACAATGCGTAATCCTCTTTATCATTGGACTCATTTAGAATTGAAAACTGCGTTTGGTATCGATAAAGTTCTGAATCCTAAAACTGCCCGTGAAATTTATGACGAATGTAATGCTAAATTAGCTTTGCCCGAATATTCTGCTCGAGGGATGATGCGCCGTTATCGTGTTGAGGTTGTATGTACGACTGATGACCCTGTAGATTCACTTGAATATCATATTAAAACTCGTGAAAGTGGCTTTGAGATTAAAATGCTTCCGACTTGGCGTCCAGATAAAGCTATGGCGGTAGAGATTCCTGCAGATTTTCGTGCTTATATAGAGAAATTATCTGAAGTAAGCGGTATTGCAATTTCTACTTTTGACGATATGATTGCCGCATTGCGTAAGCGCCATGACTTTTTTGCGCAACAAGGTTGTAAACTTTCGGATCATGGTATAGAAGAATTTTATGCTGAAGACTATACTGATGCAGAAATCAAGGCTATTTTCAATAAGGTTTACGGAGGAAAAGAACTGACTCGCGAGGAGATTCTGAAATTCAAATCGGCAATGTTGGTTGAATTTGGTGAAATGGATTATGAAAAGGGGTGGACTCAGCAATTTCATTACGGGGCTATTCGAAATAATAATACAAAAATGTTTAAGTTATTAGGTCCTGACACCGGTTTTGATTCTATCGGAGAATTTACGACAGCTAAAGCAATGTCCAAATTTTTGGATCGTTTAAATACTAAGGGAAAACTGACAAAGACGATTTTATATAATTTAAATCCTTGTGCTAATGAGGTGATAGCTACCATGCTGGGAAATTTTCAGGATGGTACTATTCCGGGAAAGATACAGTTCGGCTCCGGATGGTGGTTCCTTGATCAAAAAGATGGTATGGAAAAGCAAATGAATGCTCTTTCTTTGTTAGGATTGTTGAGCCGTTTTGTAGGTATGCTTACCGATTCACGTAGTTTCCTTTCTTATCCTCGTCATGAATATTTCCGTCGTACTTTATGTAATTTGGTGGGTAAAGATGTCGAAAACGGAGAGATTCCTGTTTCAGAGATAGATCGGGTAAATCAGATGATAGAAGATATCAGCTATTATAATGCAAAAAAATTCTTTAATTTTTAA